In Taeniopygia guttata chromosome 7, bTaeGut7.mat, whole genome shotgun sequence, a single window of DNA contains:
- the SLC4A3 gene encoding anion exchange protein 3 isoform X1, which produces MAAGESPPVGDVFIDLQQGRDDAEKASPGAEDDEDLDKTLSIERFGDLISKSASSNLEKQSRSYSERDFEFHRQTSHHIHHPLSTHLPSALKFQKRPPRASRRKKRRRKKKKTSIPPSEVTPTIQEEDEEGEEEEEEEEEEEEDGESEAEEVQKKEISAESEAEACGKDTSPKLESPSKPKFTVGSDEEESSSTPAPVQFHVEEECGILSPMPRFADLLQDKGPASLHSPPGPRERLSHGWEKRKAWGQVASGQRVTYDLKERMCIGSMTTLESAAYQRVPTDEAEAQMLASADLDGMKSHRFEDNPGVRRHLMKKPSRSQITRTSKKLASTPSVKKKKKKKKLDRKPHEVFVELNELVVDKNQEMHWRETARWIKFEEDVEEDTARWGKPHVASLSFRSLLELRKTIAHGAVLLDLEQTTLPGIAHLMVETMIISDQIRAEDRANVLRALLLKHSHPNDEKEGFFPRNHSSSSMNSIVGNHHHNHTTDTCVPLMGEERIEMADPKANETECKEKNPHLHNSEGHRKYLKLMEKIPEDAEATVVLVGCVQFLEQPTMAFVRLNESVFLESVLEVPIPVRFIFVLLGPSQANMDYHEIGRSISTLMSDKHFHEAAYMADDRQDLLNAINEFLDCSIVIPPSEVEGKDLLKSIATFQKLLLKKRKEREQKSMKEGTAQEAKELCEVKAEEEEEEAEDDPLKRTGIFFGGLVRDIKRRYPKYLSDIRDALHSQCLAAVLFIYFAALSPAITFGGLLGEKTEGLMGVSELIISTSVLGILFSLLGAQPLLVIGFSGPLLVFEEAFYKFCQTQGIEYLTGRVWIGLWLIVFIFIIVAAEGSFLVRYISPFTQEIFAFLISLIFIYETFYKLYKVFAEHPLLKFYPPSVQSSPNASVVSTDAMSLGTRMQPNTALLSLILMLGTFFIAFFMRKFKNSRFLGGKARRIIGDFGIPISILVMVLVDYTITDTYTQKLNVPSGLSVTSPHKRGWFIHPMGSSGTFPLWMMFASAIPALLVFILIFMETQITTLIVSKKERKLLKGSGFHLDLLLIGTMGGLCALFGLPWLTAATVRSVTHVNALTVMSKAIAPGEKPRIEEVKEQRVTGVLIAALVGLSIVMGNMLRQIPLAVLFGIFLYMGVTSLTGIQLYERLLLIFMPSKHHPDHIYVVKVKTWRMNLFTCIQLACIVLLWVVKSTVASLAFPFVLIMTVPLRRFVLPRFFHDRELKALDSEDAEPNFDEDGRDEYNELHMPV; this is translated from the exons ATGGCAGCTGGAGAGTCCCCTCCTGTAGGAGATGTCTTCATCGACTTGCAGCAG GGCAGAGATGACGCAGAGAAAGCCTCTCCTGGTGCCGAGGACGATGAGGACTTGGATAAGACTTTGTCAATCGAGAGATTTGGGGACCTGATAAGCAAGTCAGCATCAAGCAATCTGGAGAAGCAAAGTCGCAGCTACAGTGAGAGAGATTTTGAAT tcCACCGCCAAACCTCGCACCACATCCATCATCCCCTTTCCACTCACCTCCCTTCTGCCCTCAAGTTCCAAAAGAGGCCACCCCGtgccagcagaaggaaaaaaaggaggaggaaaaagaagaaaacctcaATACCTCCCTCAGAGGTGACCCCCACCATCCAGGAAGAGGACgaggagggagaagaggaggaagaagaggaagaagaagaagaggaagacgGAGAATCTGAGGCAGAAGAGGTccagaagaaagaaatctcTGCAGAATCTGAGGCCGAAGCTTGTGGGAAGGACACATCCCCTAAGCTGGAGTCCCCAAGCAAACCAAAG TTCACTGTTGGCAGCGATGAGGAGGAGTCCAGCAGCACTCCGGCTCCCGTGCAGTTCCACGTGGAGGAGGAGTGTGGCATCCTGTCCCCCATGCCTCGCTTTGCTGACCTGCTGCAGGACAAGGGCCCTGCCTCTCTCCACAG CCCCCCCGGGCCTCGAGAGCGTCTGTCACATGGGTGGGAGAAGCGCAAGGCCTGGGGCCAGGTGGCGAGCGGACAGCGGGTTACCTATGACTTGAAGGAGAGGATGTGCATCGGCAGCATGACCACCCTGGAGAGCGCGGCGTACCAGCGCGTCCCCACCGACGAGGCCGAGGCCCAGATGCTGGCGTCCGCTGACTTGGACGGCATGAAAA GCCACCGCTTTGAAGATAACCCGGGTGTGAGGAGGCATCTGATGAAAAAACCATCTCGGAGTCAGATCACCAGGACAAGCAAAAAATTAGCATCAACTCCATCTgtcaagaaaaagaagaagaagaagaagttGGATAGAAAGCCCCATGAG GTATTTGTGGAGCTGAATGAGCTGGTGGTGGATAAGAACCAGGAGATGCACTGGAGGGAGACAGCCCGCTGGATCAAGTTTGAGGAGGATGTGGAGGAGGATACAGCAAGGTGGGGCAAACCCCATGTGGCTTCACTGTCCTTCCGCAGTCTGTTGGAGCTCAGGAAGACTATTGCACATG GTGCCGTCCTCCTTGACTTGGAGCAGACCACTCTGCCTGGCATTGCTCACCTCATGGTGGAGACCATGATCATCTCTGACCAGATCAGGGCAGAAGATCGAGCCAATGTGCTGCGTGCTCTGCTGCTGAAGCACAG CCATCCCAATGATGAGAAAGAGGGCTTCTTCCCGAGGAAccactccagctccagcatgAACTCCATCGTGGGAAACCACCATCACAACCACACCACAGACACATGCGTGCCCCTCATGGGGGAAGAACGCATTGAGATGGCTGACCCCAAGGCCAACGAGACTGAGTGCAAGGAG AAAAACCCTCATCTTCATAACTCTGAGGGCCATCGTAAATACTTGAAGCTGATGGAGAAAATCCCTGAAGATGCAGAGGCCACAGTGGTCCTTGTGG GTTGTGTGCAGTTTCTGGAACAGCCAACCATGGCCTTCGTCCGACTAAATGAGTCTGTCTTCCTGGAGTCTGTCTTGGAGGTCCCAATTCCTGTCAGATTCATCTTTGTGCTGCTGGGACCTAGCCAGGCCAACATGGACTACCATGAAATTGGCCGCTCCATCTCCACCCTCATGTCTGACAAG CACTTCCATGAGGCTGCATATATGGCAGATGATCGTCAAGACCTCCTCAATGCAATCAACGAGTTCTTGGACTGCAGCATTGTCATCCCCCCATCAGAGGTGGAGGGGAAAGACTTGCTCAAATCCATTGCCACCTTCCAGAAGTTGCTgctgaagaagaggaaggagagggagcagaaatCCATGAAGGAGGGCACTGCTCAGGAAGCCAAAG AGCTGTGTGAAGTGAAAgctgaggaagaagaggaggaagctGAGGATGACCCTTTGAAGCGAACCGGGATATTTTTTGGAGGTCTGGTTCGGGACATAAAGCGCAGGTACCCCAAATACCTCAGTGACATCAGAGACGCCTTGCACAGCCAGTGTCTCGCAGCCGTTCTCTTCATCTACTTTGCTGCTCTCTCTCCTGCCATCACCTTCGGGGGACTCCTAG GAGAGAAAACTGAGGGTCTCATGGGCGTCTCGGAGCTGATAATCTCCACCTCGGTTTTAGGGATCCTCTTCTCCCTGCTTGGAGCCCAGCCACTCCTGGTCATTGGCTTCTCAGGGCCTCTGCTGGTGTTTGAAGAAGCTTTTTACAAG TTCTGCCAGACACAAGGCATTGAGTATCTGACAGGCAGAGTGTGGATTGGTTTGTGGCTCATCGTCTTCATCTTCATTATCGTGGCAGCAGAAGGAAGCTTCTTGGTGCGCTACATCTCGCCCTTCACCCAGGAGATCTTTGCTTTCCTCATCTCCCTCATCTTTATCTATGAGACCTTCTACAAACTGTACAAG GTGTTTGCAGAACATCCTTTGCTGAAGTTCTACCCACCAAGTGTGCAGAGCAGCCCGAATGCCAGCGTGGTCTCTACGGATGCGATGTCACTGGGAACCAGGATGCAGCCCaacactgctctgctctccctcatcCTCATGCTGGGCACTTTCTTCATTGCCTTCTTTATGCGCAAGTTCAAGAACAGCCGCTTCTTAGGAGGAAAG GCGCGGCGGATCATCGGAGACTTTGGgatccccatctccatcctgGTCATGGTGCTGGTGGATTACACCATCACTGACACATACACACAG AAGCTGAATGTCCCCTCCGGCCTGTCGGTCACATCCCCTCACAAGCGTGGCTGGTTCATCCACCCCATGGGCAGTAGTGGGACCTTTCCGCTGTGGATGATGTTTGcctctgccatccctgccctcctggtCTTCATTCTTATCTTCATGGAGACACAGATCACTAC GCTGATTGTTAGCAAGAAGGAGAGGAAGTTGCTGAAAGGCTCTGGCTTCCACCTGGACCTTCTGCTCATTGGCACTATGGGGGGGCTTTGCGCTCTCTTCGGGCTGCCCTGGCTGACGGCGGCGACAGTGCGCTCCGTCACCCACGTCAACGCCCTGACCGTCATGAGCAAGGCCATCGCACCCGGGGAGAAGCCCAGGATCGAGGAGGTGAAGGAGCAGCGTGTGACCGGAGTGCTTATTGCTGCCCTTGTCG GTCTGTCCATTGTGATGGGGAACATGCTGCGGCAGATCCCCCTGGCTGTGCTCTTCGGCATCTTCCTCTACATGGGGGTTACATCGCTCACCGGCATCCAGCTCTACGAGCGCCTGCTTCTTATCTTCATGCCATCCAAGCACCACCCTGACCACATCTACGTTGTCAAG GTGAAGACATGGAGAATGAATCTCTTCACCTGCATCCAACTGGCCTGCattgtgctgctctgggtgGTGAAATCTACAGTGGCATCGCTGgccttcccctttgtcctgaTCATGACAGTGCCATTGCGACGCTTCGTGCTGCCCCGCTTCTTCCACGACAGGGAGCTCAAAGCG TTGGACTCGGAGGATGCGGAGCCAAATTTCGATGAGGATGGCCGGGACGAGTACAACGAGCTGCATATGCCTGTgtga
- the SLC4A3 gene encoding anion exchange protein 3 isoform X2, whose amino-acid sequence MAAGESPPVGDVFIDLQQGRDDAEKASPGAEDDEDLDKTLSIERFGDLISKSASSNLEKQSRSYSERDFEFHRQTSHHIHHPLSTHLPSALKFQKRPPRASRRKKRRRKKKKTSIPPSEVTPTIQEEDEEGEEEEEEEEEEEEDGESEAEEVQKKEISAESEAEACGKDTSPKLESPSKPKFTVGSDEEESSSTPAPVQFHVEEECGILSPMPRFADLLQDKGPASLHSPPGPRERLSHGWEKRKAWGQVASGQRVTYDLKERMCIGSMTTLESAAYQRVPTDEAEAQMLASADLDGMKSHRFEDNPGVRRHLMKKPSRSQITRTSKKLASTPSVKKKKKKKKLDRKPHEVFVELNELVVDKNQEMHWRETARWIKFEEDVEEDTARWGKPHVASLSFRSLLELRKTIAHGAVLLDLEQTTLPGIAHLMVETMIISDQIRAEDRANVLRALLLKHSHPNDEKEGFFPRNHSSSSMNSIVGNHHHNHTTDTCVPLMGEERIEMADPKANETECKEKNPHLHNSEGHRKYLKLMEKIPEDAEATVVLVGCVQFLEQPTMAFVRLNESVFLESVLEVPIPVRFIFVLLGPSQANMDYHEIGRSISTLMSDKHFHEAAYMADDRQDLLNAINEFLDCSIVIPPSEVEGKDLLKSIATFQKLLLKKRKEREQKSMKEGTAQEAKELCEVKAEEEEEEAEDDPLKRTGIFFGGLVRDIKRRYPKYLSDIRDALHSQCLAAVLFIYFAALSPAITFGGLLGEKTEGLMGVSELIISTSVLGILFSLLGAQPLLVIGFSGPLLVFEEAFYKVFAEHPLLKFYPPSVQSSPNASVVSTDAMSLGTRMQPNTALLSLILMLGTFFIAFFMRKFKNSRFLGGKARRIIGDFGIPISILVMVLVDYTITDTYTQKLNVPSGLSVTSPHKRGWFIHPMGSSGTFPLWMMFASAIPALLVFILIFMETQITTLIVSKKERKLLKGSGFHLDLLLIGTMGGLCALFGLPWLTAATVRSVTHVNALTVMSKAIAPGEKPRIEEVKEQRVTGVLIAALVGLSIVMGNMLRQIPLAVLFGIFLYMGVTSLTGIQLYERLLLIFMPSKHHPDHIYVVKVKTWRMNLFTCIQLACIVLLWVVKSTVASLAFPFVLIMTVPLRRFVLPRFFHDRELKALDSEDAEPNFDEDGRDEYNELHMPV is encoded by the exons ATGGCAGCTGGAGAGTCCCCTCCTGTAGGAGATGTCTTCATCGACTTGCAGCAG GGCAGAGATGACGCAGAGAAAGCCTCTCCTGGTGCCGAGGACGATGAGGACTTGGATAAGACTTTGTCAATCGAGAGATTTGGGGACCTGATAAGCAAGTCAGCATCAAGCAATCTGGAGAAGCAAAGTCGCAGCTACAGTGAGAGAGATTTTGAAT tcCACCGCCAAACCTCGCACCACATCCATCATCCCCTTTCCACTCACCTCCCTTCTGCCCTCAAGTTCCAAAAGAGGCCACCCCGtgccagcagaaggaaaaaaaggaggaggaaaaagaagaaaacctcaATACCTCCCTCAGAGGTGACCCCCACCATCCAGGAAGAGGACgaggagggagaagaggaggaagaagaggaagaagaagaagaggaagacgGAGAATCTGAGGCAGAAGAGGTccagaagaaagaaatctcTGCAGAATCTGAGGCCGAAGCTTGTGGGAAGGACACATCCCCTAAGCTGGAGTCCCCAAGCAAACCAAAG TTCACTGTTGGCAGCGATGAGGAGGAGTCCAGCAGCACTCCGGCTCCCGTGCAGTTCCACGTGGAGGAGGAGTGTGGCATCCTGTCCCCCATGCCTCGCTTTGCTGACCTGCTGCAGGACAAGGGCCCTGCCTCTCTCCACAG CCCCCCCGGGCCTCGAGAGCGTCTGTCACATGGGTGGGAGAAGCGCAAGGCCTGGGGCCAGGTGGCGAGCGGACAGCGGGTTACCTATGACTTGAAGGAGAGGATGTGCATCGGCAGCATGACCACCCTGGAGAGCGCGGCGTACCAGCGCGTCCCCACCGACGAGGCCGAGGCCCAGATGCTGGCGTCCGCTGACTTGGACGGCATGAAAA GCCACCGCTTTGAAGATAACCCGGGTGTGAGGAGGCATCTGATGAAAAAACCATCTCGGAGTCAGATCACCAGGACAAGCAAAAAATTAGCATCAACTCCATCTgtcaagaaaaagaagaagaagaagaagttGGATAGAAAGCCCCATGAG GTATTTGTGGAGCTGAATGAGCTGGTGGTGGATAAGAACCAGGAGATGCACTGGAGGGAGACAGCCCGCTGGATCAAGTTTGAGGAGGATGTGGAGGAGGATACAGCAAGGTGGGGCAAACCCCATGTGGCTTCACTGTCCTTCCGCAGTCTGTTGGAGCTCAGGAAGACTATTGCACATG GTGCCGTCCTCCTTGACTTGGAGCAGACCACTCTGCCTGGCATTGCTCACCTCATGGTGGAGACCATGATCATCTCTGACCAGATCAGGGCAGAAGATCGAGCCAATGTGCTGCGTGCTCTGCTGCTGAAGCACAG CCATCCCAATGATGAGAAAGAGGGCTTCTTCCCGAGGAAccactccagctccagcatgAACTCCATCGTGGGAAACCACCATCACAACCACACCACAGACACATGCGTGCCCCTCATGGGGGAAGAACGCATTGAGATGGCTGACCCCAAGGCCAACGAGACTGAGTGCAAGGAG AAAAACCCTCATCTTCATAACTCTGAGGGCCATCGTAAATACTTGAAGCTGATGGAGAAAATCCCTGAAGATGCAGAGGCCACAGTGGTCCTTGTGG GTTGTGTGCAGTTTCTGGAACAGCCAACCATGGCCTTCGTCCGACTAAATGAGTCTGTCTTCCTGGAGTCTGTCTTGGAGGTCCCAATTCCTGTCAGATTCATCTTTGTGCTGCTGGGACCTAGCCAGGCCAACATGGACTACCATGAAATTGGCCGCTCCATCTCCACCCTCATGTCTGACAAG CACTTCCATGAGGCTGCATATATGGCAGATGATCGTCAAGACCTCCTCAATGCAATCAACGAGTTCTTGGACTGCAGCATTGTCATCCCCCCATCAGAGGTGGAGGGGAAAGACTTGCTCAAATCCATTGCCACCTTCCAGAAGTTGCTgctgaagaagaggaaggagagggagcagaaatCCATGAAGGAGGGCACTGCTCAGGAAGCCAAAG AGCTGTGTGAAGTGAAAgctgaggaagaagaggaggaagctGAGGATGACCCTTTGAAGCGAACCGGGATATTTTTTGGAGGTCTGGTTCGGGACATAAAGCGCAGGTACCCCAAATACCTCAGTGACATCAGAGACGCCTTGCACAGCCAGTGTCTCGCAGCCGTTCTCTTCATCTACTTTGCTGCTCTCTCTCCTGCCATCACCTTCGGGGGACTCCTAG GAGAGAAAACTGAGGGTCTCATGGGCGTCTCGGAGCTGATAATCTCCACCTCGGTTTTAGGGATCCTCTTCTCCCTGCTTGGAGCCCAGCCACTCCTGGTCATTGGCTTCTCAGGGCCTCTGCTGGTGTTTGAAGAAGCTTTTTACAAG GTGTTTGCAGAACATCCTTTGCTGAAGTTCTACCCACCAAGTGTGCAGAGCAGCCCGAATGCCAGCGTGGTCTCTACGGATGCGATGTCACTGGGAACCAGGATGCAGCCCaacactgctctgctctccctcatcCTCATGCTGGGCACTTTCTTCATTGCCTTCTTTATGCGCAAGTTCAAGAACAGCCGCTTCTTAGGAGGAAAG GCGCGGCGGATCATCGGAGACTTTGGgatccccatctccatcctgGTCATGGTGCTGGTGGATTACACCATCACTGACACATACACACAG AAGCTGAATGTCCCCTCCGGCCTGTCGGTCACATCCCCTCACAAGCGTGGCTGGTTCATCCACCCCATGGGCAGTAGTGGGACCTTTCCGCTGTGGATGATGTTTGcctctgccatccctgccctcctggtCTTCATTCTTATCTTCATGGAGACACAGATCACTAC GCTGATTGTTAGCAAGAAGGAGAGGAAGTTGCTGAAAGGCTCTGGCTTCCACCTGGACCTTCTGCTCATTGGCACTATGGGGGGGCTTTGCGCTCTCTTCGGGCTGCCCTGGCTGACGGCGGCGACAGTGCGCTCCGTCACCCACGTCAACGCCCTGACCGTCATGAGCAAGGCCATCGCACCCGGGGAGAAGCCCAGGATCGAGGAGGTGAAGGAGCAGCGTGTGACCGGAGTGCTTATTGCTGCCCTTGTCG GTCTGTCCATTGTGATGGGGAACATGCTGCGGCAGATCCCCCTGGCTGTGCTCTTCGGCATCTTCCTCTACATGGGGGTTACATCGCTCACCGGCATCCAGCTCTACGAGCGCCTGCTTCTTATCTTCATGCCATCCAAGCACCACCCTGACCACATCTACGTTGTCAAG GTGAAGACATGGAGAATGAATCTCTTCACCTGCATCCAACTGGCCTGCattgtgctgctctgggtgGTGAAATCTACAGTGGCATCGCTGgccttcccctttgtcctgaTCATGACAGTGCCATTGCGACGCTTCGTGCTGCCCCGCTTCTTCCACGACAGGGAGCTCAAAGCG TTGGACTCGGAGGATGCGGAGCCAAATTTCGATGAGGATGGCCGGGACGAGTACAACGAGCTGCATATGCCTGTgtga